The following are from one region of the Gloeomargarita lithophora Alchichica-D10 genome:
- a CDS encoding acyl-CoA thioesterase, giving the protein MRETWFIYPVQVYPQDTDYAGVAWHGSYIHWLERARVAWLQGRGLNFSDLVAAGCDLPVVDVAIRYYKPIFLGEEILVKARPRPRQGVRLVWDYELTRQAERVCTATVALAPLERSTGKLYRRLPDLLAQVLDA; this is encoded by the coding sequence ATGAGGGAAACCTGGTTTATTTACCCGGTGCAGGTTTATCCCCAGGATACGGACTATGCGGGGGTGGCCTGGCATGGGAGTTATATTCACTGGTTGGAGCGGGCGCGGGTGGCGTGGCTCCAGGGGCGGGGCTTGAATTTTAGCGATTTGGTGGCCGCCGGTTGTGATTTGCCGGTGGTGGATGTGGCGATTCGGTATTACAAACCGATTTTTTTGGGAGAGGAAATTCTGGTCAAGGCGCGTCCCCGTCCCCGGCAAGGGGTTCGGTTGGTGTGGGACTACGAACTCACCCGCCAAGCGGAACGGGTTTGCACGGCCACGGTCGCTTTGGCACCCCTAGAGCGGAGCACCGGCAAACTCTACCGCCGGTTACCCGATTTGCTTGCCCAAGTCCTTGATGCTTAA
- a CDS encoding CHASE2 domain-containing serine/threonine-protein kinase has translation MASFLHRLQAWPPVQKIGLWLGWPALVGGLVVGVVITGVRTAGGLQNGELALYDQMIRWRPDEPPDKRVLVVEVTEADIQKLGQWPLRDQTLAEALRLLLTANPRAIGVDFYRDIPQEPGSKILNDLLSKEDKVITVCKLGDANSPGIKPPPAISAAQAANRVGFADMVVDSGGTVRRALLGGQVDPQSPCPTPNALGVQMALRFLAPEGIQPQQTGDGTIVLGRATFPRLTAQSGPYQGVDDRGYQVLLNYRGPRRAVEQVTLAEVLAQQVPPRLVEGRLVLVGVTAASAKDDFYTPYSAGLKEDQKMAGVVIHGQIASQIISSALDGRTQIWYWGEGLEILWIFFWSFAGGMIAWRLRHPLGLALGLGGAVVIVVGAAVVMFALGGWIPLVPPVLGVVGTGVGVVAYIAYETDRQHRLVAAKAAQQEQQITILQNLLESTQATMAGNLGVRPAQPTRREEGLLANRYQVAKVLGEGGFGRTYLAQDTQRPGRPTCVVKQLKPGRSDSQFLQLARRLFNTEAEILEILGRHRQIPQLLAYFEEGQEFYLVQEFIQGTPLDKELVAGQKRDETYTVSFLRGLLEVLAFVHEHKVIHRDLKPANIIRRAKDQRLVLIDFGAVKQMRPKSEGTEADYTVAVGTRGYAPSEQMGGRPQLNSDIYALGMIGIQCLTGMPPRDLDLDQDTGLPIWRERVQVSGRLADILDKMVAYFYTERYQSTLEVLRDLKPLL, from the coding sequence ATGGCTTCTTTCCTTCACCGTCTGCAAGCATGGCCGCCGGTACAGAAAATTGGGCTTTGGTTGGGTTGGCCTGCCCTGGTGGGGGGGCTGGTGGTGGGGGTGGTGATCACCGGGGTACGCACCGCCGGGGGGTTGCAAAATGGTGAATTAGCCCTCTATGACCAAATGATCCGCTGGCGACCGGATGAACCGCCGGACAAGCGGGTGTTGGTGGTGGAGGTGACCGAGGCGGATATTCAAAAATTGGGGCAATGGCCGTTGCGGGATCAAACCTTGGCGGAAGCCCTGCGGTTGTTGTTGACGGCGAACCCACGGGCGATTGGGGTGGACTTTTACCGGGATATTCCCCAGGAACCGGGGAGCAAGATATTAAATGACCTATTAAGCAAAGAAGATAAGGTGATTACGGTGTGTAAATTGGGGGATGCCAATAGCCCCGGCATTAAACCGCCCCCGGCAATTTCAGCGGCACAGGCGGCGAATCGGGTGGGGTTTGCGGATATGGTGGTGGATTCCGGGGGCACGGTGCGGCGGGCGTTGTTGGGTGGTCAGGTTGATCCCCAGTCCCCGTGCCCGACCCCGAATGCCCTGGGCGTGCAAATGGCCTTGCGGTTTTTGGCTCCAGAGGGGATTCAGCCCCAGCAGACTGGCGATGGGACAATTGTTCTCGGTCGGGCAACTTTTCCTCGTTTGACGGCGCAATCGGGGCCCTATCAGGGGGTGGATGACCGGGGGTATCAGGTGTTGTTAAATTACCGGGGGCCGCGGCGGGCGGTGGAGCAGGTCACCCTGGCGGAAGTGTTGGCGCAACAGGTGCCGCCCCGGTTGGTGGAGGGTCGCTTGGTGTTGGTGGGGGTGACGGCGGCCAGTGCCAAGGATGATTTTTACACGCCCTACAGTGCGGGATTAAAAGAAGACCAAAAGATGGCGGGGGTGGTGATTCATGGGCAGATTGCCAGCCAAATTATTAGTAGTGCCCTGGATGGCCGGACGCAAATCTGGTACTGGGGCGAAGGGCTGGAGATTTTGTGGATATTCTTTTGGTCTTTCGCCGGGGGAATGATTGCCTGGCGGTTGCGCCATCCCCTGGGTTTGGCTCTGGGATTGGGTGGTGCTGTGGTAATTGTGGTGGGTGCCGCCGTGGTCATGTTTGCCCTGGGGGGCTGGATTCCCCTGGTGCCTCCGGTGCTGGGGGTGGTGGGGACGGGGGTGGGGGTGGTGGCCTACATTGCCTACGAAACCGACCGGCAACATCGTTTGGTGGCGGCCAAGGCGGCGCAACAGGAGCAACAGATTACCATTTTGCAAAATTTACTCGAATCCACCCAGGCGACGATGGCGGGGAATTTGGGCGTGCGTCCGGCGCAACCCACCCGCCGGGAGGAGGGCTTGTTGGCGAATCGGTATCAGGTGGCGAAGGTGCTGGGGGAGGGGGGTTTTGGCCGTACCTACCTGGCGCAGGATACCCAACGCCCGGGGCGACCGACCTGCGTGGTGAAGCAACTCAAACCGGGGCGTTCGGACAGTCAATTTTTGCAGTTGGCGCGGCGGTTGTTTAATACGGAGGCGGAAATTTTGGAAATCCTGGGGCGGCACCGGCAGATTCCCCAGTTGTTGGCCTATTTTGAGGAAGGGCAGGAATTTTATCTGGTGCAGGAATTTATCCAGGGAACGCCTTTGGATAAGGAGTTGGTGGCGGGGCAAAAACGGGATGAGACCTATACGGTCAGCTTTTTGCGGGGACTTTTGGAGGTGTTGGCCTTTGTCCATGAACATAAGGTAATCCACCGGGATTTGAAACCCGCCAATATCATTCGGAGAGCGAAGGATCAACGGTTGGTGTTGATTGATTTTGGGGCGGTGAAACAGATGCGACCAAAATCCGAGGGCACGGAGGCGGATTATACGGTGGCGGTGGGCACTCGCGGTTATGCCCCCAGTGAACAAATGGGGGGGCGACCCCAGTTGAACAGCGATATTTATGCCCTGGGGATGATTGGGATTCAATGTTTGACGGGGATGCCGCCCCGGGACTTGGATTTAGACCAGGATACCGGGTTGCCCATTTGGCGAGAGCGGGTGCAGGTGAGTGGGCGATTGGCGGATATTTTGGACAAGATGGTGGCCTACTTCTACACCGAGCGCTACCAGAGTACGTTGGAAGTGTTGCGGGATTTGAAGCCCCTGCTCTAG
- a CDS encoding FHA domain-containing protein, whose product MDETIYVQLSWHDPATGAPAQHNYAPPVAFGREYEQMPSRLGGRTVNRVVLEDKQISRYHALISSSGGQVILTDRSANGTGLNGENLHQTSRVLHNQDVIRLGSHRITVMLMTTGDPNATQINAPTTATPAMVGAKRGGSNSGVMILLALILIVAAAAATWGLVSMVLDQYRPKTPNTSHLPSQYVGGT is encoded by the coding sequence ATGGATGAAACCATCTATGTGCAGTTGAGTTGGCATGACCCGGCGACCGGGGCACCTGCCCAGCATAACTATGCGCCACCGGTGGCTTTTGGCCGCGAGTATGAGCAAATGCCCAGCCGTTTGGGGGGGAGAACCGTCAACCGGGTGGTGCTGGAGGATAAGCAAATTTCCCGTTACCATGCCCTGATCAGCAGTAGTGGCGGCCAGGTAATTCTCACGGATCGCAGTGCCAATGGGACGGGCTTGAATGGGGAAAATCTCCACCAAACCAGCCGGGTACTGCACAACCAGGATGTGATCCGCCTGGGAAGCCACCGGATTACGGTGATGCTGATGACCACCGGCGACCCCAATGCGACCCAGATCAATGCCCCCACAACGGCCACGCCAGCGATGGTGGGAGCCAAACGGGGGGGGAGCAATTCGGGCGTGATGATTCTGTTGGCACTGATTTTGATTGTGGCGGCGGCGGCGGCCACCTGGGGGCTGGTGAGTATGGTGTTGGATCAATATCGCCCCAAAACCCCCAACACTTCCCATCTCCCATCCCAGTACGTTGGCGGCACATGA
- a CDS encoding allophycocyanin produces MSLVAQVIAQSDAAERFLSSTELNKLAEFFSKGALRVRVAEKLAANEKKIVEEGSKRFWAKCSNTPSNRGNAQKTALCQRDQGWYIRLVSYCVLAGNDKPLDDIGLNGMREMYVSLGVPLANLRMAMGSLKDVAAGLMSGEEMALAAPYFDRLIRAF; encoded by the coding sequence ATGAGTCTTGTCGCGCAGGTGATCGCCCAATCGGATGCGGCTGAACGGTTCCTCAGCAGTACCGAATTGAACAAATTGGCAGAGTTTTTTAGCAAAGGGGCATTGCGGGTTCGGGTGGCGGAAAAACTAGCGGCCAATGAGAAAAAAATTGTGGAAGAAGGGAGCAAGCGGTTTTGGGCAAAATGTTCCAACACGCCGAGCAACCGGGGTAATGCCCAAAAAACTGCCCTGTGTCAACGGGATCAGGGTTGGTACATTCGTTTGGTGAGCTACTGCGTTTTAGCGGGAAATGATAAACCTTTGGATGATATTGGCCTAAATGGGATGCGGGAAATGTATGTATCGTTGGGGGTGCCTTTAGCCAATCTGCGGATGGCGATGGGGAGTCTCAAGGATGTGGCCGCCGGGTTGATGTCTGGGGAAGAGATGGCTTTGGCCGCTCCCTATTTTGACCGGTTAATCCGCGCATTTTAA
- a CDS encoding phospholipase D-like domain-containing protein: MTRRTWLETTEYALVLVSLVGTVVAAVSQQVVLAALPMSLALLVNLIHRTQLEANQHQLLLTALESLNQRYGTDIKFLRRRLQDVLLLPESVNLTPLEHSLQELQQALGNLHQEMNQRLTSVEGLNLAPLQAKLIQLQEQYSTLRTGLGELTQNMAGLPQAQQVVQMEKGLEQLQRQAVQLQTQVQQLRQIPVVDVQPLEVQLQYLSQQITAPQALQTQIETIETATQRLQSAVERLGQDVSAALQVRETVGRLERELHTQSKLAPLVQQLEQKLGQVVSQYQRQERFTQAVAQELQQLQTQQAEIATWEPRLNQLEQQTQAVQELHDRVQELQDQTRTQVNRAALLPLVTAVERLHQQQTQHQHRLAPLATALANLQTELTQLQNAPEPAALSQVRSTLEHLTGQVGELSQGNAQQLQQVKQELTRTQAQLARLNDLPHLQQQLTEMAQLVSQIDHGHGDLRESTQTLASRQSQMEQQWQTTQTQLQQVPDQVATAIQDWATTINRQLRQLPNHTYELVADRFGGREILQQALTQTTQELIIVSPWLSQQTIDRPFLQTLRQLLAQGVRIRIGWGDVQDMKSQELSRNKRNQWREGPGRFSWKYNALGDLEQLEQEFPQHLHLKIIGTHEHYLVSDDQFALVGSHALLGGSGTSREVSLKTTDPRLIQDLRKRFQRAADLDDMNW; encoded by the coding sequence GTGACCCGCCGCACCTGGTTAGAAACAACGGAATACGCTCTGGTGTTGGTGTCCTTGGTGGGAACTGTGGTCGCCGCCGTTTCCCAGCAGGTAGTGCTGGCCGCCCTGCCCATGTCGTTAGCATTACTCGTAAATTTGATCCACCGCACCCAACTGGAAGCCAACCAACACCAACTGCTGTTGACCGCCCTCGAAAGTCTCAACCAACGCTACGGCACCGATATTAAGTTTCTCCGCCGCCGCCTCCAGGATGTTTTACTTCTGCCTGAGTCCGTGAATCTCACGCCCCTGGAGCATTCATTACAGGAATTGCAACAGGCATTGGGGAACCTGCACCAGGAAATGAATCAACGGTTAACCAGCGTTGAAGGGCTGAATTTAGCACCCCTGCAAGCCAAACTAATCCAACTCCAAGAGCAGTACAGTACCCTGCGGACGGGGTTGGGGGAACTGACCCAAAATATGGCCGGACTGCCCCAGGCACAGCAGGTCGTGCAGATGGAAAAAGGGTTGGAGCAACTGCAACGCCAAGCGGTTCAACTGCAAACCCAGGTGCAACAACTGCGCCAAATCCCGGTGGTGGATGTGCAACCCTTGGAAGTCCAATTGCAGTACCTCAGCCAACAAATCACCGCTCCCCAAGCCCTGCAAACCCAAATTGAAACCATTGAAACCGCCACCCAACGCCTCCAGTCCGCTGTGGAACGGTTGGGGCAGGATGTTTCTGCCGCCCTACAAGTCCGGGAAACCGTCGGTCGCCTAGAACGGGAACTGCATACCCAAAGCAAACTTGCCCCCCTGGTACAGCAATTGGAGCAAAAATTGGGGCAGGTCGTCAGCCAATACCAGCGGCAGGAACGGTTTACCCAAGCCGTTGCCCAAGAACTCCAGCAACTACAAACCCAGCAGGCGGAGATTGCCACCTGGGAACCCCGGTTAAACCAATTGGAGCAACAAACCCAGGCGGTGCAGGAATTACACGACCGGGTGCAAGAACTACAGGACCAAACCCGCACCCAGGTGAACCGTGCCGCCCTGTTGCCCCTGGTCACCGCCGTAGAGCGATTGCACCAGCAACAGACCCAACACCAGCACCGTCTGGCACCCCTAGCCACCGCCCTCGCCAACCTGCAAACCGAACTGACCCAACTGCAAAACGCCCCGGAACCCGCCGCCCTTAGCCAAGTCCGCAGTACCTTAGAACACCTCACCGGCCAAGTGGGCGAACTCAGCCAAGGCAATGCCCAGCAACTCCAGCAGGTCAAGCAAGAATTAACCCGCACCCAAGCCCAACTCGCCCGCTTAAACGACCTCCCCCACCTGCAACAACAACTCACCGAAATGGCGCAACTGGTCAGCCAGATTGACCACGGCCACGGCGATCTGCGGGAATCCACCCAAACCCTCGCCAGCCGCCAAAGCCAGATGGAACAGCAGTGGCAGACCACCCAAACCCAACTGCAACAGGTGCCCGACCAGGTGGCCACCGCCATCCAAGACTGGGCAACCACCATTAACCGCCAGTTGCGCCAACTCCCCAACCACACCTACGAACTGGTGGCCGACCGGTTTGGGGGGCGAGAAATTCTCCAGCAAGCCCTGACCCAAACCACCCAGGAATTGATCATCGTTTCCCCCTGGCTGAGCCAACAGACCATTGACCGGCCTTTTTTGCAAACGCTCCGCCAACTGTTAGCCCAAGGGGTGCGGATCCGCATCGGCTGGGGGGACGTGCAGGATATGAAAAGCCAGGAACTCAGCCGCAACAAACGCAACCAATGGCGGGAAGGGCCGGGGCGGTTTTCCTGGAAATACAACGCCCTTGGAGATTTAGAGCAACTGGAGCAGGAATTTCCCCAGCACCTGCACCTGAAAATCATCGGCACCCACGAACATTACCTGGTCAGCGATGACCAATTTGCCCTGGTGGGCAGTCACGCCCTCCTCGGGGGCAGTGGCACCAGCCGGGAAGTGAGTTTGAAAACCACCGACCCCCGCCTGATTCAGGATTTACGCAAACGCTTCCAACGAGCCGCCGATTTAGACGATATGAATTGGTAA
- a CDS encoding mechanosensitive ion channel family protein — protein sequence MPMDKRINRLVKFWMGLLLTAWVVILSAQLAVPTTVDDLDEISILTPIDTSSPRSTLTGFRWESQLAYQLTLEADQETQRTPGLRHSAAVLHKAKIAEIRMRRAMRYIDLSNTPEARRYSKGLRSAILLHEIFNRITLPPLEKIPDAENNQSPRIEIFAGIELKKITDGPRQGEYIFTQQTTARLETIYRLLHAVLPNTPRTDFYRFYIANPGRLLPPKWSYWLPGWTKILLGEQTLWQWAALVIMILGAIGLYWLVNRLQEYDQADGSSLRKTWKGLINPVTLLLLITMSQQVQSEINITGRLDDVLITAQGVLFFGALSWLFFMVMNGLGRTLIVAPKFAHQPLEAVMVRNGFRILGGLAAVTTLYGGFKHLGFDVAPMLAGIGAGSLALSFGIQPYLKNVIGGVTLLANRTMTIGEFCQIGGTTGVVEDIGLTSTCVRQADRSLVTLPNASIVDQEIINYSRRDRYVFTEELTLKRLSDGDIEAIIQTLKQVLATSPLLAHPQVNLVDLTPEQMTFAVTADVLTTNPEAYAAIQRELLQQLQSVG from the coding sequence ATGCCCATGGATAAGCGCATCAACCGGCTGGTCAAATTCTGGATGGGGCTACTCTTGACCGCCTGGGTGGTCATCCTGAGTGCCCAGTTAGCCGTCCCGACCACCGTTGATGACCTGGATGAGATCAGCATTTTGACACCCATTGATACCTCTAGTCCCCGGTCAACCTTGACGGGCTTTCGGTGGGAGTCCCAATTGGCGTATCAGTTGACCTTGGAGGCGGATCAAGAAACCCAGCGCACCCCCGGCTTGCGTCACAGTGCCGCCGTTTTGCACAAGGCCAAAATTGCTGAAATCCGCATGCGGCGCGCCATGCGCTACATTGACCTCAGCAACACCCCAGAAGCGCGGCGCTACAGCAAAGGTCTGCGTTCCGCTATCCTGTTGCACGAAATTTTCAACCGGATCACCCTCCCACCCCTAGAAAAAATTCCTGATGCGGAAAACAACCAATCCCCCCGGATAGAAATTTTCGCTGGCATTGAGCTAAAAAAAATTACCGATGGCCCGCGCCAGGGGGAGTACATTTTTACCCAGCAAACCACCGCTCGTTTAGAAACGATTTATCGGCTTTTGCATGCGGTATTACCCAATACGCCAAGAACGGATTTTTATCGTTTTTATATCGCCAATCCGGGACGGCTATTACCCCCCAAATGGAGCTATTGGTTACCCGGTTGGACAAAAATTTTGCTCGGCGAACAAACCCTCTGGCAATGGGCGGCTCTGGTGATTATGATCCTGGGGGCGATTGGCCTCTACTGGCTGGTAAATCGTCTGCAGGAGTACGATCAAGCCGATGGGTCGAGCCTCCGAAAAACCTGGAAAGGATTGATCAATCCGGTCACCCTTTTGCTTTTGATTACCATGAGCCAACAGGTGCAAAGTGAAATCAACATTACCGGTAGGTTGGATGATGTGCTGATTACTGCCCAAGGGGTTTTATTTTTTGGGGCGTTGTCCTGGTTATTTTTTATGGTGATGAATGGCCTTGGCCGGACGCTGATTGTGGCTCCCAAATTTGCCCATCAGCCCTTGGAAGCGGTGATGGTGCGTAATGGCTTTCGCATCCTGGGCGGTCTGGCGGCGGTCACCACCCTTTATGGCGGCTTCAAACACCTGGGTTTTGATGTGGCACCGATGTTGGCGGGGATTGGGGCAGGCAGTTTGGCCTTGAGTTTTGGCATTCAGCCCTACCTCAAAAATGTCATTGGTGGGGTGACCCTCTTGGCCAATCGCACCATGACCATCGGGGAATTTTGTCAAATTGGCGGCACGACTGGGGTGGTTGAGGATATTGGTCTCACTTCCACCTGTGTACGCCAAGCGGATCGCAGTTTGGTGACCTTACCCAATGCCTCGATTGTGGATCAAGAAATTATCAACTATAGCCGCCGGGATCGCTATGTATTCACTGAAGAATTGACCTTAAAACGGCTCTCGGATGGGGACATTGAGGCTATCATCCAAACCCTGAAGCAGGTATTGGCGACTTCCCCGCTACTGGCACACCCCCAGGTGAATTTGGTGGATTTGACCCCAGAGCAGATGACTTTTGCGGTCACCGCCGATGTGCTGACCACCAATCCAGAAGCATACGCAGCCATCCAACGGGAGTTATTACAACAATTGCAGAGTGTCGGTTAG
- a CDS encoding chlorophyll a/b binding light-harvesting protein — protein MKKTQTPPLYPWWAGNARFIDQSNTFIVAHAAQGALIMLWAGVFTLFELAKYNPAAPMYDQGLILLPHLAALGLGVGNGGQIVEPFPYLAVAGFHLVAAGVLAWGAWFHREKLPASLEMTAPPVVKFHFRWDDEAKLGLILGHHLLMLGLGALLLVAKAMWFGGLYDATLEQVRVVSQPNVDVFALWEYRTHLFDVNNLEDLVGGHIIVAVLLLLGGTWHILVPPFGWVKNRFLFSGDGILSYSLFGIALAGFAASYYCGFNTLAYPVAFYGPALELKSQFAPYYFDPAGAEIYSARVWLANAHFYLAFFFLQGGLWHFQRAMGLDVSRMFRSWQEELQAVYQPQFQCEPQALLEVVYEPRLVPAPAIAPGETEAMYEPVQGWHAPSLRVINGVKNTLYQAVYHWRPVVFYEPAQVSGLRQERAMGGFYAPAAKPSQQRPPRPQRWYGVGN, from the coding sequence ATGAAAAAGACCCAAACCCCGCCCCTGTATCCTTGGTGGGCGGGCAATGCCCGGTTTATTGACCAATCGAATACGTTTATCGTGGCTCACGCGGCGCAGGGGGCGTTGATCATGCTCTGGGCGGGAGTATTCACCCTGTTTGAACTGGCCAAATACAACCCCGCCGCTCCGATGTACGACCAGGGGTTGATTTTACTGCCCCACCTGGCCGCTTTGGGTCTGGGTGTGGGCAATGGCGGGCAGATTGTGGAACCATTTCCCTACCTGGCGGTGGCTGGGTTTCATCTGGTGGCCGCCGGGGTGTTGGCCTGGGGAGCCTGGTTCCATCGGGAGAAACTGCCCGCCAGTCTGGAAATGACCGCACCGCCGGTGGTGAAATTTCATTTTCGCTGGGATGATGAAGCCAAGTTGGGGCTGATTTTGGGGCATCACCTGTTGATGTTGGGTTTGGGTGCCTTACTTTTAGTCGCCAAGGCGATGTGGTTTGGTGGTTTGTACGATGCCACCCTCGAACAGGTGCGGGTGGTGAGTCAGCCGAATGTGGATGTATTTGCCCTGTGGGAATACCGTACCCATTTGTTTGATGTCAATAACCTGGAAGACCTGGTGGGCGGCCATATTATTGTGGCGGTGTTATTGCTTCTGGGGGGAACTTGGCATATCCTGGTGCCGCCCTTTGGTTGGGTAAAAAACCGCTTTTTATTTTCCGGCGATGGGATTTTGAGCTATTCCCTGTTTGGCATTGCCTTGGCGGGGTTTGCGGCTTCCTATTACTGCGGGTTCAATACCCTGGCCTACCCAGTGGCGTTTTACGGCCCGGCGCTGGAACTCAAATCCCAGTTTGCGCCCTACTATTTTGACCCAGCGGGGGCAGAAATTTATTCGGCGCGGGTGTGGCTGGCCAATGCCCACTTTTACCTGGCCTTTTTCTTTCTGCAAGGGGGGCTGTGGCATTTCCAACGGGCGATGGGGCTGGACGTGAGCCGGATGTTCCGTTCTTGGCAGGAGGAACTCCAGGCGGTGTATCAACCCCAATTCCAATGTGAACCCCAAGCCCTGCTGGAGGTGGTCTATGAGCCGCGGTTGGTGCCCGCTCCGGCCATTGCCCCTGGGGAAACCGAGGCCATGTATGAGCCGGTACAGGGGTGGCACGCTCCATCCCTGCGGGTGATCAACGGGGTCAAAAATACCCTTTACCAGGCGGTCTATCACTGGCGACCGGTGGTGTTTTATGAACCGGCTCAGGTTTCTGGGTTGCGGCAGGAACGGGCAATGGGCGGTTTTTACGCCCCGGCGGCCAAGCCCTCTCAGCAACGCCCCCCCAGACCCCAACGCTGGTACGGGGTAGGAAATTAG
- a CDS encoding TldD/PmbA family protein: MADFIAAIADSWQSCMNVLAGLPEAWRAELVAESSDFVRFNGGKIRQTGTVQDAQVQLTLITQGRSGYRRFPLMGVVPLDTAQLQTAVAELRLEVPQLPPDPFLVLPNGSQQSRVEQAGMIPPITAVIAEIVPTVHSLDFTGLYAGGSQVRAYGDSAGQSHWFQTESFTLDYSLFNAQQRAVKGCYADRVWDLAAFSAQIQALSTQLQFLAQPAKALPPGRYPTYFAPAAVAELVGMLSWGGVSEAALRQGTSALLPLQRGERRLNESLHLWENFQDIPAPRFNDQGDLAPAQLPLIERGALVHTLISNRTAKEYGLTPNGAVQGEYLRAPAIRPGTLADDQVLATLDRGLYVSNLHYLNWSDQATGRITGMTRYACFWVERGQWVAPIENLRFDETLYHFWGEGLRGLTQTQILMPATDTYEHRSLGGVLTPGMLVQDFSYTL; this comes from the coding sequence ATGGCTGATTTTATCGCCGCCATTGCCGACAGTTGGCAGAGTTGTATGAACGTCCTGGCAGGTTTGCCAGAAGCGTGGCGGGCGGAGTTGGTGGCGGAATCCAGTGATTTTGTGCGGTTCAATGGCGGTAAGATTCGCCAAACGGGGACGGTGCAGGATGCCCAGGTGCAACTAACGCTGATAACCCAGGGACGCAGTGGCTATCGGCGGTTTCCTTTGATGGGGGTTGTCCCGTTGGATACGGCCCAACTGCAAACGGCGGTGGCGGAACTGCGTCTGGAGGTGCCCCAACTGCCCCCGGACCCGTTTCTGGTATTACCGAATGGGTCACAGCAGAGCCGGGTCGAGCAGGCGGGGATGATTCCCCCCATAACAGCGGTGATTGCTGAGATTGTTCCTACGGTTCACAGTTTGGACTTTACGGGGCTATATGCGGGGGGGTCGCAGGTGCGGGCCTATGGGGATAGTGCGGGGCAGTCCCACTGGTTCCAAACCGAGTCCTTTACCTTAGACTATTCCCTATTTAATGCCCAGCAACGGGCGGTGAAGGGCTGTTACGCTGACCGGGTCTGGGATTTAGCCGCTTTTAGTGCCCAAATTCAGGCGTTAAGCACCCAGTTGCAGTTCCTTGCCCAACCGGCGAAAGCCTTGCCCCCCGGTCGTTATCCGACCTATTTTGCCCCGGCGGCGGTGGCGGAACTGGTGGGGATGTTGTCCTGGGGTGGGGTGAGTGAGGCAGCCCTGCGCCAGGGAACCAGTGCCCTTTTGCCCCTGCAACGGGGGGAACGGCGGCTAAATGAGTCATTACATTTATGGGAAAATTTCCAGGATATTCCCGCCCCCCGCTTCAACGACCAGGGGGATTTGGCACCGGCGCAGTTGCCCCTGATTGAGCGAGGGGCATTGGTACACACTTTAATCAGCAATCGCACGGCGAAGGAGTACGGTTTAACCCCCAACGGGGCGGTGCAGGGGGAATATCTGCGGGCACCGGCAATCCGACCGGGGACTTTGGCGGATGACCAGGTTTTAGCCACCCTCGACCGGGGTTTGTATGTGTCGAATTTGCATTATTTGAACTGGAGTGACCAGGCGACGGGGCGGATTACGGGCATGACCCGCTATGCCTGTTTTTGGGTGGAGCGGGGGCAGTGGGTGGCTCCGATTGAAAATCTGCGGTTTGATGAAACGCTTTATCATTTTTGGGGTGAGGGGCTGAGGGGCTTGACCCAAACCCAAATATTGATGCCCGCCACCGATACCTATGAACATCGCAGTTTGGGGGGAGTGTTGACACCGGGGATGTTGGTGCAGGATTTTAGTTATACGTTGTAA
- a CDS encoding allophycocyanin subunit beta, giving the protein MQDTITSLINPADEQGQYLNAAALDQLNKYFQKGAVRVQAASTISDTASSIISKTVAKSLLYGDITLPGGNMYPTRRYAACLRDLNYFLRYATYAMLAADASILDERVLNGLKETYAALGVPIDRVVEALNAMKEVLHGAVGAEAGQELGVYLDHITAGLA; this is encoded by the coding sequence ATGCAAGATACAATTACGTCCCTGATCAATCCCGCCGATGAACAGGGGCAATACCTGAATGCCGCCGCTTTGGATCAACTCAATAAATACTTTCAAAAGGGTGCGGTACGGGTGCAGGCGGCCAGCACGATTAGTGACACCGCCAGCAGTATTATTAGCAAAACCGTGGCGAAAAGTTTGCTCTACGGGGACATTACCCTACCGGGGGGCAATATGTACCCCACTCGGCGCTATGCGGCCTGTTTGCGGGATTTGAATTATTTCCTGCGCTACGCCACCTATGCCATGTTGGCCGCCGATGCTTCCATCCTGGATGAGCGGGTGTTGAACGGCTTGAAAGAAACCTACGCGGCGTTGGGGGTGCCCATTGACCGGGTGGTGGAAGCCCTGAATGCCATGAAAGAAGTTTTGCATGGGGCGGTGGGTGCCGAGGCGGGGCAGGAGTTGGGGGTGTATTTGGATCACATCACCGCTGGTTTGGCCTAA